A DNA window from Babylonia areolata isolate BAREFJ2019XMU chromosome 28, ASM4173473v1, whole genome shotgun sequence contains the following coding sequences:
- the LOC143301815 gene encoding large ribosomal subunit protein uL1-like isoform X2, which translates to MGWRARTRLRYTPKPKMRVCILGDQVHCDQAKANDLPHMSQEDLKKLNKDKKLVKKLAKKYDAFLASESLIKMIPRILGPGLAKAGKFPSPLSHNEAIVGKVEDVRSTIKFQMKKVLCLSTCVGHVNMSAEELYSNISLAINFLVSLLKKNWQNVRALYIKSSMGPAQRIF; encoded by the exons ATGGGCTGGAGAGCAAGAACACG GCTGCGTTACACGCCCAAGCCAAAGATGCGCGTGTGTATTCTGGGGGACCAGGTGCACTGTGACCAGGCCAAGGCCAATGACCTGCCCCACATGAGTCAAGAGGACCTCAAGAAGCTCAACAAGGACAAGAAACTTGTCAAGAAACTTG CCAAGAAGTATGACGCTTTCCTGGCTTCCGAGTCTCTGATCAAGATGATCCCCCGTATCCTGGGCCCCGGTCTGGCCAAGGCAGGCAAGTTCCCCTCACCCCTCAGCCACAACGAGGCCATTGTGGGCAAGGTGGAGGACGTCCGATCCACCATCAAGTTCCAGATGAAGAAG GTTCTGTGTCTGTCAACGTGTGTGGGCCACGTCAACATGTCAGCAGAAGAGCTGTACTCCAACATCTCACTGGCCATCAACTTCCTGGTGTCTCTGCTGAAGAAGAACTGGCAGAACGTGCGTGCTCTCTATATCAAGAGCTCCATGGGACCCGCACAGAGAATCTTCTAG
- the LOC143301815 gene encoding large ribosomal subunit protein uL1-like isoform X1, which produces MSKLNRDLVRESIDVILTKSNEKKRKFTESVELQISLKNYDPQKDKRFAGTVKLRYTPKPKMRVCILGDQVHCDQAKANDLPHMSQEDLKKLNKDKKLVKKLAKKYDAFLASESLIKMIPRILGPGLAKAGKFPSPLSHNEAIVGKVEDVRSTIKFQMKKVLCLSTCVGHVNMSAEELYSNISLAINFLVSLLKKNWQNVRALYIKSSMGPAQRIF; this is translated from the exons ATGAG TAAGCTCAACAGAGATCTCGTGCGCGAGTCAATTGACGTCATCCTGACCAAGTccaatgagaagaagaggaagtttaCCGAATCGGTAGAACTTCAGATCTCCCTGAAGAATTATGACCCGCAAAAGGACAAGCGATTTGCTGGCACTGTGAA GCTGCGTTACACGCCCAAGCCAAAGATGCGCGTGTGTATTCTGGGGGACCAGGTGCACTGTGACCAGGCCAAGGCCAATGACCTGCCCCACATGAGTCAAGAGGACCTCAAGAAGCTCAACAAGGACAAGAAACTTGTCAAGAAACTTG CCAAGAAGTATGACGCTTTCCTGGCTTCCGAGTCTCTGATCAAGATGATCCCCCGTATCCTGGGCCCCGGTCTGGCCAAGGCAGGCAAGTTCCCCTCACCCCTCAGCCACAACGAGGCCATTGTGGGCAAGGTGGAGGACGTCCGATCCACCATCAAGTTCCAGATGAAGAAG GTTCTGTGTCTGTCAACGTGTGTGGGCCACGTCAACATGTCAGCAGAAGAGCTGTACTCCAACATCTCACTGGCCATCAACTTCCTGGTGTCTCTGCTGAAGAAGAACTGGCAGAACGTGCGTGCTCTCTATATCAAGAGCTCCATGGGACCCGCACAGAGAATCTTCTAG